From a single Artemia franciscana chromosome 9, ASM3288406v1, whole genome shotgun sequence genomic region:
- the LOC136031133 gene encoding small ribosomal subunit protein mS29-like translates to MKITRFARLFSQLTLQKEGLIIHRTSDNNPLHHTKEHESQFYNVPDQTFKKIFQFGGVPDQYLEQMRLFREQAILIRQPALELMGLLERTNFQNPTIRYLIYGHHGTGKSLTMSHLVHYAFCKDWILVHVPWAPYWTRLIKEIVPSVSRPGRLDQPTHAVKFLQRFFVQNEELLTRLNLKVSQTYTWSKREQTSEGSPIVDVIEQGINRPKYSSDCVAVLLKELKLAANESKCKVFMAVDGVNALFLDKTNLKKEDYSYATPSELTLLRAVRNMLNNDWRGGAVVTTVDKWGMRADQRPTASHLPRHLLGKEGWECLDPFYPVEVSNYTEKEFLSTLDYLKEKNWIQHPQALTEEGRDQLAFLSGFNPLQLQYIVDAL, encoded by the exons TTACATCATACCAAAGAACATGAATCACAATTCTATAACGTTCCTGACCAgacttttaagaaaatatttcaatttggAGGAGTACCAGATCAATACCTTGAACAA atGAGACTGTTCAGGGAGCAAGCAATTCTGATCCGGCAACCTGCATTAGAACTTATGGGACTATTGGAAAGAACGAATTTTCAGAATCCCACCATCCGATACCTGATCT ATGGCCATCACGGTACTGGGAAGTCTTTAACGATGTCTCACCTAGTTCACTATGCCTTCTGCAAAGATTGGATTCTTGTGCATGTACCTTGGG caCCGTATTGGACAAGACTTATCAAAGAAATCGTACCTTCGGTATCCAGACCTGGAAGATTGGATCAACCTACTCATGCTGTCAAGTTTCTCCAAagattttttgtacaaaatgaGGAGCTCCTGACAAGGCTTAAT ttGAAGGTGAGCCAAACTTACACATGGAGTAAGCGAGAACAAACATCAGAGGGATCTCCAATTGTTGATGTAATTGAACAGGGTATCAATCGACCCAAATATTCTTCAGACTGTGTCGCAGTTCTTCTGAAGGAACTAAAATTAGCTGCTAATGAATCTaa ATGTAAAGTATTTATGGCTGTTGATGGTGTGAACGCTCTTTTCTTggacaaaacaaatttgaaaaaagaggacTATTCTTACGCAACCCCTTCTGAGCTGACACTCTTGCGTGCAGTCAGAAATATGCTGAACAATGATTGG agaGGAGGGGCTGTTGTAACAACAGTTGATAAGTGGGGAATGCGAGCTGATCAACGCCCAACTGCCTCACACTTACCTAGGCACTTACTTGGCAAAGAG GGCTGGGAGTGCTTGGACCCATTTTATCCTGTAGAAGTAAGTAACTATACAGAAAAAGAGTTTTTAAGTACACTGGACTACCTGAAGGAGAAAAACTGGATACAACATCCTCAGGCTTTGACAGAAGAAGGAAGAGATCAATTAGCTTTTCTATCAGGATTCAACCCATTGCAGCTCCAGTATATAGTAGACGCGTTGTAG